CGATCTCGTCCGGGGTCAGGTCGTCCCACACCATGTCGACGATGCGCCGGCCGCAGTCGGCCGACATGCGCTGGTGGCCCGAATCCACCGCCGGGATCGACGACGCGCCCGGCAGCGTGAGCCCCAGCGCCTCGGCGATCGACATCATCGTCGCCGCCGTTCCCATCGTCATGCAGGTGCCGGCCGAGCGGGCGATGCCGCCCTGGATGCCGCGCCATTCGGCGTCGGAGATGTTGCCGGCGCGCCGCTCATCCCAGTACTTCCACGCGTCCGAGCCGGAACCCAGCGTCTTGCCGGCGTAGTTGCCGCGCAGCATCGGCCCGGCGGGGAGGAAGATCATCGGCACCCCGGCCGAGATCGCGCCCATCACCAGGCCGGGGGTGGTCTTGTCGCAGCCGCCCATCAGCACCACACCGTCGAGCGGGTGGGAGCGGATCATCTCCTCGGTCTCCATCGCCAGCATGTTGCGGTAGAGCATCGAGGTCGGCTTGGTGAAGCTCTCGTCCACCGACAGCGCCGGCATCTCGACGCCGAGTCCGCCCGCCTGGGCGATGCCGCGCTTCACGTCGGCGACGCGCTCGGGAAAGTGGGCGTGGCAGGTGTTGAGCTCGGACCAGGTGTTGAGCACGCCGATGATGGGCCGGCCGCGGAAATCCTCCTCCGAAAAGCCGAGCTGCATCATGCGCGAGCGATGGCCGAAGCTGCGGAGGTCGTCCGGCGCGAACCAGCGCGCCGAGCGCAGCTGATCCGGACTGCGCCGCGTTCGTGTCGTTCGTGTCACCTGGCCGTCCAACGCAAAGTCCCCCAAACCGTCGCATCGTTTATCCGGCCCGCCGCCGAGCCGCAATTTTATGTTGACACAGCTTCGATCGCATTTCTAATCTTCCATCACAACTAAAATTTCAATTTGGGAGGAATACCAATGACCATGACCGCCATCGGTCGGTGTCTCGCCGTTCTCGTCGCCGGCGCCGCCCTCGCCGCGCCCGCCGCGGCCGAGACGACGCTGCGCATCGGCACCGTCCTCGCCCCCAGCGACCCGATGGGTCAGGGGCTCGACAAGTTCGCCAAGGAGGTGGAGGAGCAGACCGGCGGCGAGGTCGTCGTCGAGGTGTTTCACAACAGCCAGCTCGGCGACACGACCGAGATGCTCGACCAGGCTCGCGCCGGCGCCAACGTGGGCACCGTGACGGACGTGGCCCGCCTCTCCTCGTTCGTGCCCTCGCTCGCCATCATGTCGGCCCCCTTCCTGTTCGACACCTACGAGCAGGCCGACAAGTTCGCCCTGTCCGACGCCTACATGGGCTGGGGCGAGGAGCTGGCCGACAAGGCCGGTCTCGTGATGCTGGCCTCCAACTGGTACCAGGGCGCCCGCCACGCGCTGACGCAGAAGCCGTTCACCACGCCGGCCGAGCTGTCGGGCGTCAGGATGCGCACCATCGGCGCGCCGGTGTGGATCGAGACGATCCGCGCGATGGGCGCCGAGCCGACGCCGATCGCCTGGGGCGAGGTCTATTCCGCGTTGCAGCTCGGCACGATCGACGCGGCCGAGGCGCAGCCCACCGCCATCACCGGCGCCAAGCTGAACGAGGTGGTGAAGCACGTCACCAAGACCGGCCACATCCAGCTCGTCACCGCCCTCGTCATCTCGGCCGACACCTGGGGTGACATCTCGCCCGAGAACCAGAAGATCGTGCGCGATCTCGCGGTCGAGAACGGCCGCTACGCCTCCGGCCTCACCATCGAGCTGGGCGACAAGGCGCTGGCGGACGTCGCCGCGTCCGGCGTCGAGGTGCACGAGGTCGACCTCGCGCCCTTCAAGGAGGCGGTCGCCAGCGTCTACACCGAGCTGAACCTCGAGAAAGAGGCCGAGATCGCGAAATCGGTGATCGGCGACTGAGGCCGGGTGCCGGATCACGTCATGTCGAGCGCCTCGATGCTCACCGCAGGCACCGTCCTTCGCAAAGTGGAGGGGGGCGCCGCGGTCCTCCTCCTCGTCGCCATCGTCGTCCTCGTCGCCGGCGCGTCCATCGCGCGGGCGGTCGGCTCGCCGATCATCTGGTCGATCGAGGTGGCGCAGCTCCTCTTCGTGTGGCTGTGCGTGCTGGCGGCGGACCTCGCCTTGCAGGAAAGCCGCCACTTCGGCCTCGCCATCCTCGCCGATTGGCTGGGCCCGGCCCGCTATCGCTGGGTCGAGCTCGTCAATCTCGCGGTGCTGGCGGTGCTGCTCGCCTTCCTGCTGCGCTACGCGGTGAAGAACACCGTGCTGATGAACCCGCGCCTCTTCGGCGCCGCGCAGATGCCGGGCTCGTGGACGCACGCGTCCATGGCGCTCGGCTTCGCGCTGATGCTGCGCACCGTCCTGTCCCGCTTCATCGCCATCGCCCGCGGCCGCGCCGTCGCCGCGCCGATGTCCGCCAACAGTCAATCCTGATGCTGCTACTCATCGCCGGGCTCTTCGCCCTCTTCCTCCTCGTCGGCCAGCCGGTCGCGTTCGCGCTCGGGCTCGCGGCCATCCCCGTCTTCATCTTCTCCGGCACGATGCCGCCGACGGTGGCGGTGCAGAAGATGGTCGGCGCCACGCAGAGCTTCCCGCTCCTCGCGGTGCCCTTCTTCATCCTCGCCGGCAACCTGATGAACGTGTCGGGCATCACCGAGCGGCTGGTGCGCTTCTCCCGCCTCCTCACCGGATGGCTCGCGGGGGGCCTCGCGCAGGTCTCCATCGTCCTGTCGTTCATGATGGGCGGCATCTCAGGCTCGGCCGTCGCCGACGCCTCGATGGAGAGCCGCCTGCTCGGCCCGTCGATGATCGCGCAGGGGTACTCCCGGCCCGTCACCGCGGCGATCCTCGCCTTCGGGTCGATCATCACGGCGACGATCCCGCCCTCCATCGGGCTCATTCTGTTCGGCTACATCAACGAGGTGTCGATCGGGCGGCTCTTCCTGGCCGGCGTCCTGCCGGGCGCGCTGCTGACGCTGGTGCTGATGGCGACCACCTGGCTCGTCGCCCGCCACAAGGGCTACGCGGCCGACCTCGCCGAGCTGCCGAAGAGGCGCGAGCTGTGGGCGAGCTTCAAGGAGAGCGTCTGGGCGCTGATGTTCCCGGTGATCCTGATCGTCGGCTTCCGCTTCGGCATCTTCACCGCCACCGAGGCCGGCGCCTTCCTGGTGGTCTACGCCGGCATCATCGGCGTCTTCGTCTACCGCGAGCTGACGCCGGCCCGCATGCTCGAAGCGCTGCGGGCCTCGGTCTCGGACCTCGGCATGATCATGCTCCTCATCATGATGGCGGGCGTCCTCGGCTACGCGATCACCATCGAGCGGGCGCCGCAGCAGATCACCGAGTTCGTGACCACGCTGTCGGAGAATCCGGCGGTGATCCTGGCGCTGGTGATGGGCGTCCTCGTCGTCTCGGGCATGTTCCTGGAGGGCGCGGCCAACATCCTCCTGGTGACGCCGATCATCATGCCGGTGGTGACCGCGGCGGGGTTCGACCCGATCCACATGGGTATCCTGATGGTCTTCCTCATCAACCTCGGTGGTCTCACCCCGCCGGTGGGGGTCATCATGTTCGCCGTATGCGGCATTCTGGATGTGAAGACCGGTGCCTATACCCGCGCTTCGATGCCGTTCTTCCTTGCGCTTTTCGTCTTCTTCATCCTACTCATCCTGGTTCCAAGCATCTCGACGTCGCTGCCGCGGCTTCTGATGTGATGACGGGACGACGTGGGGGCGCCGCCATGTATTCGCCTCGGCTGGACGGAGAGAGCGACATCCTCGCCAAAGCACCGGGGACGAGCGCCTACCTGCCGACGTCCGCCCGCGTGTTCGACGAGCTGCGGGCGCGCATCGTCGCGCTCGACCTCGCCCCCGGCATGCGCCTCTCGCGCCCCGATCTCGCCAAGGCGTTCGGCGTCAGCCAGTCGCCGGTGCGCGAGGCGTTGCAGCGCCTCGAGACGCTGGGCCTCGTCGCCACCTACCGCCAGTCCCGCACCGAGGTGACGCACATCGACCAGGCGATGGTGCGTCACGAGCAGTTCTTCCGCACCGGGATCGAATGCGAGGTGGTCAACCGCCTCGCCGGCCTCGGCGACACGTCGGGCCTCCTG
This portion of the Acuticoccus sp. I52.16.1 genome encodes:
- a CDS encoding GntR family transcriptional regulator, encoding MYSPRLDGESDILAKAPGTSAYLPTSARVFDELRARIVALDLAPGMRLSRPDLAKAFGVSQSPVREALQRLETLGLVATYRQSRTEVTHIDQAMVRHEQFFRTGIECEVVNRLAGLGDTSGLLEARGILKMSQALADDSSQIDLFRRLDEDFHRALFMAAGQEALHALVLERTSQMARLRTLDLPSAGKMQSVLEGHGAVLAAIEAGDRHGATDAMRRHLSGTIERMPAIVAQQPDFFVPAP
- a CDS encoding C4-dicarboxylate TRAP transporter substrate-binding protein — protein: MTMTAIGRCLAVLVAGAALAAPAAAETTLRIGTVLAPSDPMGQGLDKFAKEVEEQTGGEVVVEVFHNSQLGDTTEMLDQARAGANVGTVTDVARLSSFVPSLAIMSAPFLFDTYEQADKFALSDAYMGWGEELADKAGLVMLASNWYQGARHALTQKPFTTPAELSGVRMRTIGAPVWIETIRAMGAEPTPIAWGEVYSALQLGTIDAAEAQPTAITGAKLNEVVKHVTKTGHIQLVTALVISADTWGDISPENQKIVRDLAVENGRYASGLTIELGDKALADVAASGVEVHEVDLAPFKEAVASVYTELNLEKEAEIAKSVIGD
- a CDS encoding TRAP transporter small permease, translating into MSSASMLTAGTVLRKVEGGAAVLLLVAIVVLVAGASIARAVGSPIIWSIEVAQLLFVWLCVLAADLALQESRHFGLAILADWLGPARYRWVELVNLAVLAVLLAFLLRYAVKNTVLMNPRLFGAAQMPGSWTHASMALGFALMLRTVLSRFIAIARGRAVAAPMSANSQS
- a CDS encoding TRAP transporter large permease, producing the protein MLLLIAGLFALFLLVGQPVAFALGLAAIPVFIFSGTMPPTVAVQKMVGATQSFPLLAVPFFILAGNLMNVSGITERLVRFSRLLTGWLAGGLAQVSIVLSFMMGGISGSAVADASMESRLLGPSMIAQGYSRPVTAAILAFGSIITATIPPSIGLILFGYINEVSIGRLFLAGVLPGALLTLVLMATTWLVARHKGYAADLAELPKRRELWASFKESVWALMFPVILIVGFRFGIFTATEAGAFLVVYAGIIGVFVYRELTPARMLEALRASVSDLGMIMLLIMMAGVLGYAITIERAPQQITEFVTTLSENPAVILALVMGVLVVSGMFLEGAANILLVTPIIMPVVTAAGFDPIHMGILMVFLINLGGLTPPVGVIMFAVCGILDVKTGAYTRASMPFFLALFVFFILLILVPSISTSLPRLLM